One segment of Sinorhizobium sp. BG8 DNA contains the following:
- a CDS encoding aldehyde dehydrogenase family protein has protein sequence MTIHQNLIAGEWVGSDVVKNINPSNTNDVVGEYASASAEDTKAAIAAAKAAFPAWSRSGLLERHAVLKKTSDEIMARKDELGRLLSREEGKTLPEGIGETIRAAQIFDFFAGEALRLAGEVIPSVRPGIGVEITREAVGVVGIITPWNFPIAIPAWKIAPALCYGNTVVFKPAELVPACSWAIVDILHRAGLPKGVLNLVMGKGSVVGQTMLDSPDVHAITFTGSTGTGKRVAAASIEHNRKFQLEMGGKNPFVVLDDADLNVAVEAAVNSAFFATGQRCTASSRVIVTEGIHDKFVAAVTERLKTVMVDDALKAGTHIGPVVDEKQLKTDTDYIEIGKQEGAKLAFGGDLLKRETPGFYLQPALFTEATNQMRISREEIFGPVASVIRVKDYEEALSVANDTPFGLSSGIATTSLKYATHFKRNAEAGMVMVNLPTAGVDFHVPFGGRKGSSYGSREQGRYAAEFYTTVKTAYTLA, from the coding sequence ATGACGATCCACCAGAACCTCATCGCCGGCGAATGGGTTGGCTCAGATGTGGTGAAGAACATCAACCCGTCGAACACCAACGATGTGGTCGGCGAGTATGCCAGCGCCTCCGCCGAAGACACCAAGGCAGCCATCGCCGCCGCGAAGGCGGCATTCCCGGCGTGGTCGCGCTCGGGGCTCCTCGAGCGCCATGCGGTTCTCAAGAAGACCTCCGACGAGATCATGGCGCGCAAGGACGAGCTCGGCCGGCTGCTGTCGCGGGAAGAGGGCAAGACGCTTCCCGAAGGCATCGGCGAGACCATCCGCGCCGCGCAGATCTTCGATTTCTTCGCGGGCGAAGCCTTGCGGCTTGCCGGAGAGGTCATTCCGTCCGTCCGTCCGGGCATCGGCGTCGAGATCACTCGCGAGGCCGTGGGCGTCGTAGGCATCATCACGCCGTGGAACTTCCCGATCGCCATCCCCGCCTGGAAGATCGCGCCGGCGCTCTGCTATGGCAACACCGTCGTCTTCAAGCCGGCGGAACTTGTGCCTGCGTGCTCTTGGGCCATCGTCGACATCCTGCATCGCGCAGGCCTGCCGAAGGGTGTCCTCAACCTCGTCATGGGCAAGGGCTCCGTCGTCGGCCAGACCATGCTCGACAGCCCCGATGTGCATGCCATCACCTTCACGGGTTCGACCGGAACCGGAAAGCGCGTGGCGGCGGCTTCCATCGAGCACAATCGCAAGTTCCAGCTGGAGATGGGCGGCAAGAATCCGTTCGTCGTGCTTGACGATGCCGACCTCAACGTGGCCGTCGAGGCTGCCGTCAATTCGGCCTTCTTCGCCACCGGCCAGCGCTGCACGGCATCGTCGCGTGTCATCGTCACGGAAGGCATCCACGACAAGTTCGTCGCTGCCGTGACCGAGCGTTTGAAGACCGTGATGGTAGACGACGCGCTGAAGGCCGGCACGCATATCGGCCCGGTGGTCGACGAAAAGCAGCTGAAGACCGATACCGACTATATCGAGATAGGCAAGCAGGAGGGCGCCAAGCTCGCCTTTGGCGGCGATCTCTTGAAGCGGGAGACGCCCGGCTTCTACCTGCAGCCGGCGCTGTTTACGGAAGCGACCAACCAGATGCGGATCTCGCGCGAGGAGATCTTCGGGCCGGTCGCATCGGTGATCAGGGTCAAGGACTACGAGGAAGCGCTTTCTGTCGCCAATGACACGCCGTTCGGCCTTTCCTCGGGAATCGCGACCACCAGCCTGAAATACGCCACGCACTTCAAGCGCAATGCGGAGGCCGGCATGGTCATGGTGAACCTGCCGACCGCGGGCGTGGATTTCCACGTGCCGTTCGGCGGGCGCAAAGGATCCTCCTATGGATCGCGCGAGCAGGGCCGCTACGCGGCCGAATTCTACACAACCGTCAAGACCGCCTACACGCTGGCATGA
- a CDS encoding DMT family transporter, with protein MSLYRMAPAVFVLLWSTGWVAAKFGGIVSEPLTFLTLRYALAAICFLLLCLYSNVEWPTDRKTVLHAVVSGMFLHGFYLGAVWWAIGEGVPAALSSIIAALQPLMTALAAPFFIGERLSAMQKTGLCLGFLGVAIAILPKLMGVGAAAIPTAALIINILGMVSVTYGTIYQKQHLHTGDIRAIATLQYLGALLVTLPLAAMLETMRVEISLGFVALMVWSVLGISMSAILLLLYLLRRGQVARAASLIYLVPPLAALQAAVVFGEQLTPTMIVGTAIVAAGVYLANRRDTQSVPAE; from the coding sequence ATGAGTCTCTATCGCATGGCTCCGGCCGTCTTCGTTCTCCTGTGGTCTACCGGGTGGGTCGCGGCGAAGTTCGGGGGGATCGTATCGGAGCCGCTTACCTTCCTGACGCTGCGCTACGCGCTCGCAGCCATCTGTTTCCTGCTCCTCTGTCTCTACTCCAATGTCGAATGGCCCACGGATCGCAAGACCGTGCTGCATGCGGTCGTGTCCGGGATGTTCCTGCACGGCTTTTACCTCGGCGCGGTCTGGTGGGCGATCGGAGAGGGCGTACCTGCCGCGCTGTCGAGCATCATCGCGGCGCTGCAGCCCCTGATGACGGCGCTCGCTGCTCCCTTCTTCATCGGGGAGCGGTTGAGTGCGATGCAGAAGACCGGCCTTTGCCTCGGCTTTCTCGGCGTGGCGATCGCAATCCTGCCGAAATTGATGGGCGTCGGCGCCGCGGCGATTCCGACTGCAGCCCTCATCATCAACATCCTCGGGATGGTGTCGGTCACCTACGGTACGATTTACCAGAAGCAGCACCTGCACACGGGCGATATCCGGGCGATCGCAACGCTGCAATATCTCGGTGCGCTTCTCGTCACGCTGCCGCTTGCGGCAATGCTGGAGACCATGCGCGTCGAAATTTCGCTCGGCTTCGTGGCCCTGATGGTTTGGTCGGTACTCGGAATTTCGATGAGCGCAATCCTGCTGCTGCTCTATCTGCTCAGGCGCGGGCAGGTGGCGCGTGCCGCGTCCCTGATCTACCTCGTGCCGCCGCTCGCCGCGCTTCAGGCCGCGGTCGTTTTCGGGGAGCAACTGACCCCGACGATGATCGTTGGGACAGCCATCGTCGCTGCCGGCGTCTATCTCGCCAATCGGCGCGATACGCAGTCCGTCCCGGCCGAGTAG
- the araD1 gene encoding AraD1 family protein, whose protein sequence is MLISQVKNEDGTISVVVRQQQGENGRVVKGAPSVHALALEAADSGRSLQAVVDAYGLGETIDLDKAYADGRMLPPITHPDPAHLHLTGTGLTHLGSAATRDSMHKKTSEAAEETLTDSMKMFKMGLEGGKPKAGEKGVQPEWFYKGNGTQAVAPGAPLTSPSFALDGGEEPEMAGIYVISSDGTPFRLGFAVANEFSDHVTERINYLYLAHSKLRQASYGPEIRVGVAPEDIRGFSRIVRGGKVLWEKPFVSGEANMSHTFANLEYHHFKYGLFRVPGEVHVHMFGTATLSFGDGISTQEGDVFEIGAEGFGLPLRNPLAVAKEEQIEVRQL, encoded by the coding sequence ATGCTTATCTCACAGGTCAAGAACGAAGACGGCACGATTTCCGTCGTGGTGCGCCAGCAGCAGGGCGAAAACGGTCGCGTCGTCAAAGGCGCGCCCAGTGTCCACGCGCTGGCTCTCGAGGCGGCAGACAGTGGCCGCAGCCTTCAGGCGGTCGTCGATGCCTACGGGCTTGGCGAGACGATCGACCTGGACAAGGCCTATGCGGATGGCCGCATGCTGCCCCCGATAACGCATCCCGATCCGGCGCATCTCCACCTGACCGGTACCGGCCTTACCCATCTCGGTTCGGCTGCAACGCGCGATTCGATGCACAAGAAGACGAGTGAAGCGGCCGAAGAGACGCTCACGGATTCGATGAAGATGTTCAAGATGGGGCTCGAGGGCGGCAAGCCCAAGGCCGGCGAGAAGGGCGTGCAGCCCGAGTGGTTCTACAAGGGCAATGGCACCCAGGCCGTCGCCCCGGGCGCGCCGCTCACGTCTCCCTCCTTCGCGCTCGACGGCGGCGAGGAGCCCGAGATGGCGGGGATCTACGTGATCTCGAGCGACGGTACGCCTTTCCGGCTCGGCTTTGCTGTCGCCAACGAGTTCTCCGATCACGTGACGGAGCGGATCAACTACCTCTACCTCGCGCATTCCAAGCTGCGCCAGGCGAGCTACGGTCCCGAAATCCGCGTTGGAGTGGCTCCGGAAGACATTCGCGGCTTTTCGCGCATCGTTCGCGGCGGCAAGGTTCTCTGGGAGAAGCCGTTCGTCTCCGGCGAGGCGAACATGTCCCACACCTTCGCGAACCTCGAGTACCACCACTTCAAGTACGGCCTGTTCCGCGTGCCGGGAGAAGTGCACGTGCACATGTTCGGCACGGCCACGCTTTCCTTCGGCGACGGTATCTCCACGCAGGAGGGCGATGTCTTCGAAATCGGCGCGGAAGGGTTCGGCCTGCCGCTGCGCAACCCCTTGGCTGTGGCCAAGGAAGAGCAGATCGAAGTCCGCCAGCTGTGA
- a CDS encoding circularly permuted type 2 ATP-grasp protein, with amino-acid sequence MGNKPLAFDEMMNTGEDPRQPYENYHDWYSNQDRARLIAKSRDAENLFRKTGITFAVYGHADSSEKLIPFDIIPRIISGREWRKLAQGIEQRVIALNSFLDDIYHKQEIIKAGRIPRELIERNEAFLPQMIGFKPPGGVYTHIVGTDIVRTGEDQFYVLEDNARTPSGVSYMLENRETMMQMFPELFQRNKVRPVENYPNLLRQSLASLAPPGCSGRPRVAVLTPGIFNSAFYEHAFLADMMGVELVEGSDLRVIDGKVKMRTTRGYEAIDVLYRRVDDDFLDPLTFRPDSALGVPGIMDVYRAGNITIANAPGTGISDDKAIYSYMPEIVEFYTGRKPLLENVPTWRCSEPDSLKYVLEHLHELVVKEVHGSGGYGMLVGPTATKKERIAFAEKLKSRPANYIAQPTLSLSTVPILVNKGIAPRHVDLRPYVLVSDKVQIIPGGLTRVALKAGSLVVNSSQGGGTKDTWVLED; translated from the coding sequence ATGGGGAATAAGCCGTTGGCATTTGACGAAATGATGAATACGGGCGAAGACCCGCGCCAACCCTATGAAAACTATCACGATTGGTATTCCAACCAGGACCGGGCCCGCCTGATCGCAAAATCCAGGGATGCAGAAAATCTCTTCCGCAAGACGGGCATCACCTTTGCTGTCTACGGGCATGCGGATTCGTCGGAAAAGCTCATTCCCTTCGACATCATACCCCGCATCATATCCGGCCGCGAATGGCGAAAGCTGGCCCAGGGCATCGAGCAGCGCGTGATCGCGCTCAACTCGTTTCTCGATGACATCTATCACAAGCAGGAGATCATCAAGGCGGGCAGGATCCCCCGCGAACTGATCGAGCGTAACGAGGCTTTCCTGCCGCAGATGATCGGTTTCAAGCCGCCGGGCGGGGTTTACACGCACATCGTCGGCACTGACATTGTGCGCACCGGCGAGGATCAGTTCTACGTGCTGGAAGACAATGCCCGCACGCCGTCCGGGGTCAGCTACATGCTGGAAAACCGCGAGACGATGATGCAGATGTTTCCGGAACTGTTCCAGCGCAACAAGGTGCGCCCCGTCGAAAACTACCCGAACCTGCTGCGCCAGAGCCTTGCTTCGCTTGCACCGCCTGGCTGTTCGGGCCGGCCGCGCGTCGCCGTCCTCACGCCGGGCATCTTCAATTCGGCCTTCTACGAGCACGCATTCCTCGCCGACATGATGGGCGTCGAGCTGGTCGAGGGATCCGATCTGCGGGTGATTGACGGCAAGGTCAAGATGCGCACGACGCGCGGTTACGAGGCCATCGACGTTCTCTACCGCCGCGTCGACGACGACTTTCTCGACCCCCTCACCTTCCGTCCGGATTCGGCGCTCGGCGTTCCCGGTATCATGGACGTCTATCGCGCCGGAAACATCACGATCGCCAATGCCCCCGGCACCGGAATTTCCGACGACAAGGCCATCTATTCCTACATGCCGGAGATCGTCGAGTTCTATACCGGCCGCAAGCCGCTCCTGGAAAACGTTCCCACCTGGCGATGCTCGGAACCGGACAGCCTGAAGTATGTGCTCGAGCATCTGCACGAGCTGGTAGTCAAGGAAGTCCACGGCTCCGGCGGCTACGGAATGCTCGTCGGTCCGACCGCTACGAAGAAGGAGCGGATCGCGTTCGCGGAAAAACTGAAGAGCCGGCCGGCCAACTATATCGCCCAGCCAACGCTCTCGCTTTCCACCGTGCCCATCCTCGTCAACAAGGGGATAGCCCCGAGACACGTGGACCTGCGCCCTTACGTGCTGGTCTCCGACAAGGTGCAGATCATTCCGGGCGGGCTGACCCGCGTTGCCCTGAAGGCCGGGTCCCTGGTGGTGAATTCCAGCCAGGGCGGCGGCACCAAGGACACCTGGGTACTGGAGGACTGA
- a CDS encoding transglutaminase family protein gives MRLKISHTTEYHYASPVQYSLQRLRLTPKNQPGQTVVEWKTTVHGVHVEADYADHFGNQVQLVSTDAEQHTIRIVAEGEVETEDRAGVFGPHQGFVPLWLYLRETPLTKPAKPVRNLAKSMVGDNELARMHALMAAIHETIEYRPGETGTHTTAEQALLARSGVCQDHAHVMIAAARVLGLPARYVSGYLRMSGTDDQTASHAWAEVHIPSLGWVGFDPANDICPNENYVRLATGLDYRDAAPVSGLVNGSTTETMKVSIKVEPSGQSQSQSQ, from the coding sequence ATGCGTCTGAAAATCAGCCACACGACGGAATATCACTACGCCAGCCCGGTCCAGTATTCCCTTCAGCGCCTGCGTCTGACGCCGAAGAACCAGCCTGGGCAGACTGTCGTCGAATGGAAGACCACGGTTCACGGCGTGCATGTCGAGGCCGACTACGCCGATCACTTCGGAAATCAGGTCCAGCTCGTCAGCACCGATGCCGAACAGCACACGATCCGCATCGTGGCGGAAGGCGAGGTCGAGACTGAGGACCGTGCGGGTGTCTTCGGTCCTCACCAGGGGTTCGTTCCGCTCTGGCTCTATCTGCGCGAAACGCCGCTGACCAAGCCAGCCAAGCCCGTGCGCAATCTCGCCAAGTCCATGGTTGGCGACAACGAACTGGCGCGCATGCACGCGCTGATGGCCGCAATCCACGAGACGATCGAGTACAGGCCGGGCGAAACGGGAACCCATACCACAGCGGAACAGGCACTCCTCGCCAGGAGCGGCGTCTGCCAGGACCATGCGCACGTGATGATTGCTGCCGCACGGGTACTGGGCCTGCCGGCACGCTATGTCTCGGGCTATCTCAGGATGTCCGGCACAGACGACCAGACGGCCAGCCACGCATGGGCCGAAGTCCATATACCCTCGCTCGGCTGGGTCGGCTTCGATCCCGCAAACGACATCTGCCCCAATGAGAACTACGTGCGGCTGGCAACGGGCCTCGACTACCGTGATGCCGCGCCGGTCTCGGGCCTGGTAAACGGGTCGACGACGGAAACGATGAAGGTGAGCATCAAGGTCGAACCGTCCGGGCAAAGCCAGAGCCAAAGCCAGTAA
- a CDS encoding DEAD/DEAH box helicase — translation MTTFHDLGLSKNILAALAALGFDKPTPIQEKAIPLVLAGNDLIGLAQTGTGKTAAFGLPMIERLLADTRRPDPRNIRALVLAPTRELVNQIADNLRDFVKKTPLRVVTVVGGASINKQSQMLERGTDILVATPGRLLDLVSRKSVTLTQARYLVLDEADQMLDLGFIHDLRKISKLVPKNRQTLLFSATMPKLIAELAGEYLTNPMKVEVTPPGKAADKVEQYVHFVPGKDQKTQILKQSLNDNPDGLSLIFSRTKHGAEKLMKHLDHIGFKAASIHGNKSQGQRERALKAFRDGEIRVLVATDVAARGIDIPGVTHVYNYDLPEVPDAYVHRIGRTARNGRDGIAIAFCAPDDIRLLRDIEKLMGINIAVASGEPPVSVPGPGGKSRKGRGGNGGGRNGGQHRQPRPQGQGARGLHGQRQSEHGGEGQIVDRGFSDRPQRQERRAEAGAHEGTGNGNRHAPGRPAQKQGDPRNRNHAGGRPQNKGGNRGQTRKPNGQRREQA, via the coding sequence TTGACCACTTTTCACGACCTCGGCCTGTCGAAGAATATTCTTGCAGCGCTTGCAGCGCTCGGCTTCGACAAGCCGACGCCGATCCAGGAAAAGGCCATTCCGCTGGTCCTGGCAGGCAACGATCTGATCGGCCTCGCCCAGACGGGTACCGGCAAGACGGCCGCCTTCGGCCTTCCGATGATCGAGCGGCTGCTCGCCGACACCCGGCGCCCTGACCCGCGCAACATCCGCGCCCTGGTACTCGCCCCGACCCGCGAACTGGTGAACCAGATCGCCGACAACCTGCGCGACTTCGTCAAGAAGACGCCGCTGCGCGTCGTCACCGTCGTCGGCGGTGCCTCCATCAACAAGCAGTCGCAGATGCTGGAGCGCGGCACCGACATCCTCGTTGCCACCCCCGGCCGCCTGCTCGACCTTGTCTCCCGGAAATCGGTGACGCTGACGCAAGCCCGCTATCTCGTGCTCGACGAAGCCGACCAGATGCTGGACCTCGGCTTCATCCATGACCTCCGCAAGATTTCGAAGCTCGTGCCGAAGAACCGCCAGACCCTGCTGTTCTCCGCCACCATGCCGAAGCTGATCGCCGAACTTGCCGGTGAATACCTCACCAACCCCATGAAGGTCGAGGTTACGCCTCCCGGCAAGGCTGCCGACAAGGTCGAGCAGTATGTCCACTTCGTGCCCGGAAAGGACCAGAAGACCCAGATCCTCAAGCAGTCCCTGAACGACAATCCGGATGGTCTGTCGCTCATCTTTTCGCGCACGAAGCATGGCGCCGAAAAGCTGATGAAGCATCTGGATCACATCGGCTTCAAGGCCGCCTCGATCCACGGCAACAAGAGCCAGGGCCAGCGCGAGCGCGCCCTCAAGGCATTCCGTGATGGCGAAATCCGCGTTCTCGTCGCAACCGACGTTGCGGCCCGCGGCATCGACATTCCGGGCGTCACCCACGTCTACAACTACGACCTCCCCGAGGTACCGGACGCCTACGTCCACCGCATCGGCCGCACCGCCCGCAACGGACGCGATGGCATTGCGATCGCCTTCTGCGCGCCTGACGACATTCGCCTGCTGCGCGACATCGAGAAGCTGATGGGCATCAACATCGCAGTGGCGAGCGGCGAGCCTCCGGTCTCCGTCCCGGGTCCCGGCGGCAAGTCCCGCAAGGGTCGCGGCGGCAATGGCGGCGGACGCAACGGCGGCCAGCACCGCCAGCCCCGGCCGCAGGGCCAGGGTGCACGCGGCCTGCATGGCCAGCGGCAGTCGGAACACGGCGGCGAGGGGCAGATCGTCGATCGCGGCTTCAGTGACCGCCCGCAGCGCCAGGAACGCCGTGCCGAAGCCGGAGCCCACGAAGGGACCGGCAACGGCAACAGGCACGCACCCGGCCGCCCTGCCCAGAAGCAGGGCGATCCGCGCAATCGCAACCATGCCGGCGGCCGTCCGCAGAACAAGGGCGGCAACCGCGGCCAGACGCGCAAGCCGAACGGGCAGCGTCGCGAACAGGCCTGA
- the araD gene encoding L-arabinonate dehydratase yields the protein MKKKAEWPRRLRSQEWYGGTSRDVIYHRGWMKNQGYPHDLFDGRPVIGILNTWSDMTPCNGHLRELAEKVKAGIWEAGGFPMEVPVFSASENTFRPTAMMYRNLAALSIEETIRGQPMDGCVLMVGCDKTTPSLLMAAASVDLPSIVVTGGPMLNGYFRGERVGSGTHLWKFSEMVKAGEMTQAEFLEAEASMSRSSGTCNTMGTASTMASMAEALGMALSGNAAIPGVDSRRKVMAQLTGRRIVQMVKDDLKPSDIMTKDAFENAIRTNAAIGGSTNAVIHLLAIAGRVGIDLTLDDWDRCGRDIPTIVNLMPSGKYLMEEFFYAGGLPVVLKRLGEAGLLHKDALTVSGETMWDEVKDVVNWNEDVILPAEKALTQSGGIVVLRGNLAPKGAVLKPSAASPHLLTHRGRAVVFEDIDDYKAKINDDNLDIDETCVMVMKNCGPKGYPGMAEVGNMGLPPKVLKKGITDMVRISDARMSGTAYGTVVLHTSPEAAVGGPLAVVKNGDMIELDVPNRRLHLDISEEELARRLAEWKPNHELPESGYAWLHQQHVQGADTGADLDFLKGCRGNAVGKDSH from the coding sequence ATGAAAAAGAAAGCAGAATGGCCGCGCAGGCTGAGGTCGCAGGAATGGTACGGCGGCACGAGCCGCGACGTGATCTATCACCGTGGCTGGATGAAGAACCAGGGATATCCGCACGACCTTTTCGACGGACGCCCGGTTATCGGCATTCTCAACACCTGGTCGGATATGACGCCGTGCAATGGCCACCTGCGCGAGCTTGCCGAAAAGGTGAAGGCTGGCATCTGGGAAGCCGGCGGCTTTCCGATGGAAGTGCCGGTGTTCTCGGCCTCCGAAAACACCTTCCGCCCGACCGCGATGATGTACCGCAACCTCGCCGCGCTCTCGATTGAGGAAACCATCCGTGGCCAGCCGATGGACGGCTGCGTGCTGATGGTCGGCTGCGACAAGACCACGCCATCGCTGCTGATGGCAGCTGCCTCAGTCGACCTGCCTTCGATCGTCGTCACCGGTGGTCCGATGCTGAACGGCTATTTCCGTGGCGAGCGAGTCGGTTCCGGCACGCATCTGTGGAAGTTCTCCGAAATGGTGAAGGCCGGCGAGATGACGCAGGCCGAGTTCCTCGAGGCGGAAGCCTCGATGAGCCGTTCGTCGGGCACCTGCAACACCATGGGCACCGCCTCGACCATGGCTTCCATGGCGGAAGCCCTCGGCATGGCGCTGTCAGGCAATGCAGCGATCCCGGGTGTCGATTCCCGCCGCAAGGTCATGGCCCAGCTCACCGGCCGGCGGATCGTGCAGATGGTCAAGGACGACCTGAAGCCCTCCGATATTATGACCAAGGACGCCTTCGAGAACGCCATCCGCACCAACGCGGCGATTGGCGGTTCGACCAATGCCGTCATACACCTGCTCGCGATTGCCGGCCGCGTCGGCATCGATCTTACACTGGATGACTGGGATCGCTGCGGCCGCGACATCCCAACCATCGTCAACCTGATGCCGTCGGGCAAGTACCTGATGGAAGAGTTCTTCTATGCCGGCGGCCTGCCGGTGGTGTTGAAGCGCCTCGGCGAAGCGGGTCTTCTGCACAAGGACGCGCTGACGGTCTCGGGCGAAACCATGTGGGATGAGGTCAAGGACGTCGTCAACTGGAACGAGGACGTCATCCTGCCGGCCGAAAAGGCATTGACGCAATCGGGCGGCATCGTCGTTCTGCGCGGCAACCTCGCGCCGAAGGGCGCAGTCCTTAAGCCGTCGGCTGCGTCTCCGCATCTGCTGACGCACCGTGGTCGCGCGGTCGTGTTCGAGGATATCGACGACTACAAGGCCAAGATCAACGACGACAACCTCGACATCGACGAGACCTGCGTCATGGTCATGAAGAACTGTGGTCCGAAGGGCTATCCGGGCATGGCCGAGGTGGGCAACATGGGTCTTCCCCCGAAGGTGCTCAAGAAGGGCATCACCGACATGGTGCGCATCTCCGATGCCCGCATGTCCGGTACCGCCTACGGCACCGTCGTGCTCCACACCTCGCCGGAAGCGGCGGTTGGCGGACCGCTCGCAGTGGTTAAGAACGGTGATATGATCGAGCTGGACGTGCCCAACCGTCGTCTGCACCTCGACATTTCCGAGGAGGAATTGGCGCGGCGTCTGGCCGAATGGAAGCCGAACCATGAGCTGCCGGAGTCCGGCTATGCCTGGCTGCACCAGCAGCATGTCCAAGGGGCTGATACGGGCGCCGACCTCGACTTCCTCAAGGGATGTCGCGGCAACGCGGTTGGCAAGGACAGCCACTAA
- a CDS encoding alpha-E domain-containing protein has translation MLGRTANGLYWMFRYIERGENTARLIDAGLRMSLTRSGATEDDWDGVLQSAGVREDYDQVHNTLTSADAIDYLLRDRANPSSVMSCVEAARNNARMVRTALTRETWEATNECWIELKQMLSKRARPADMPEIIDRIKHRAGLIRGAFHGTMLRDDIYNFSRIGTFIERADNTARILDVKYYVLLPAISQVGSSLDNMQWESILRSVSAHRSYGWVYDGEYKPANIADFLILNGRMPRSLAYSYDKIVANLGYLARLYGETHPAHETASATLMLLRNRAIEEIMEQGLHEFIEEFIIHNNRLGQEISDGYRFYQ, from the coding sequence ATGCTGGGTAGAACTGCAAACGGGCTCTACTGGATGTTCCGGTACATCGAGCGCGGCGAGAATACCGCGCGCCTGATCGACGCGGGCCTTCGCATGTCACTGACGCGCAGCGGCGCGACGGAGGACGACTGGGACGGCGTTCTGCAAAGCGCGGGCGTGCGCGAAGACTATGACCAGGTCCACAACACGCTGACGAGCGCGGATGCGATCGACTATCTGCTGCGCGATCGTGCGAACCCCTCGAGCGTGATGTCCTGCGTGGAAGCCGCCCGCAACAATGCGCGCATGGTGCGAACTGCGCTCACCCGGGAGACCTGGGAGGCCACCAACGAGTGCTGGATCGAACTCAAGCAGATGTTGTCGAAACGGGCCCGCCCCGCCGACATGCCCGAGATCATCGACAGGATCAAGCACCGGGCGGGGCTGATACGTGGCGCCTTCCACGGCACGATGCTCCGCGACGACATCTACAATTTCTCGCGCATCGGCACCTTCATCGAACGTGCTGACAACACCGCGCGGATCCTGGACGTGAAGTACTACGTGCTCCTGCCGGCGATCTCGCAGGTCGGATCGTCCCTCGACAACATGCAGTGGGAATCGATCCTGCGCTCCGTGTCGGCGCACCGGTCCTACGGCTGGGTCTATGACGGCGAATACAAACCCGCCAACATCGCGGACTTCCTGATCCTCAACGGGCGGATGCCCCGTTCGCTGGCCTACAGCTATGACAAGATCGTCGCCAATCTCGGCTATCTTGCGCGGCTCTACGGCGAAACCCATCCCGCCCATGAGACCGCCTCCGCGACGTTGATGCTCCTGCGCAACCGCGCGATAGAGGAAATCATGGAACAGGGGCTGCATGAATTCATCGAGGAGTTCATCATCCACAACAACAGGCTGGGACAGGAAATCTCGGACGGGTACCGCTTCTACCAGTAG